A region of the Exiguobacterium aurantiacum DSM 6208 genome:
ACTCGTCCCTTTAAATTTGCGCATGCCACGGATGGGCAGGCAAAACCGATCTTTTTCAGAAAAGTCGAGGCGCCCGCCCGTCAATATGAAGTTTCGTTTGTGGTACGTTCATGACTGACATGGGGCAGCCTCCTTTCGTGAATGTCGTGTGTCTACGTTTCAAATGTATGACAGGTAGTTTCAATATGTCAACACATTTCTCTAGCTACAGGAGCTCGTTCAAGTTCTTGCGGGTGAGCCGGTAATCGATGAGCCGCGACAAGATGACTTGAATCATCGCCGTCACCGGCACGCTGACGAACATCCCGACGAGGCCGAACAAACTGCCGCCGATGATGATCGAGGTGATGACCCAGAACGGGGTGATGCCGACGCTGTCGCCGAGTATCTTCGGTCCGAGCCACAATCCGTCGAACTGTTGCAGCAAGAAGATGAATACCAAGACGAGAACGGCCGTGAACGGGTCATAGAAGTATGTGATGATGAACGCCGGGATCATGCCGAGGAGCGGGCCGACGTACGGGATGAAGTTCAAGATCCCGATGATGACACCGAGTAAGAGCGCGTACGGTGCACCGATAACGAGGAGACCGACGACGGCCATCACACCGATGATGAGGCAGTCGAGTGACTTGCCGATGATATAGCGCTTGAAGATATAGTCCATCTCCTGGAAGATGTCGATCGTCGTCTTCGCCGTGGCGACCGGGAACATTGCATACAGCAGACGCTTGAACATGCGGGCGAACACTTCCTTGTCTTTCAACAAGTAGATCGAGATGACGATGCCGATCAAGAAGTTGATGAGTGTCATCGTGAAGCTCGAGACGTAGCTGACCGAGGACAACACGGCCGCCTCGACCCAACCGGAGTAACGTTCCTCGAATCGTTTGAAGTCGAGCGTCTGAGCAATCGTCTCGTTATAATCGTGTAAAAACGTGTTCAATTGCCCTAAGAACCCATCGATTTGGCGAATGTAAAACGGGAGCTCCTCGATGAGCGACGAGACACTCGAATATATCCGCGGGAACAGCGTCACGGCCGAGATGACGAGCAACCCGATGAACGTCACGTAGACGATCAACAGCCCTTGATATCGTTTCAGTGCGAACCGTTCTTCCATATAAGAAAGGACCGTGTTCAACAACAAGGCGATGGCGATTCCCATGATGACGGGCGTCAACAGTTGAAACGTGTATTGTAAAACGCGAGAGATCGTGTCCGGCTCACTGATGACTCGCCATAAGACGAGAAAGATTAGGCCGATCACACTTAATTTCAAAATCAACTGACGGTTTAGCTCCACTAGTCCATCCCCTCATCCTATATTTTTTTCAGAATAACGTTCTTCTTTTACTATGACCGTTTTTTTTCAGGGTTTCAAGAGGCCATAGCAATTTTCAAAATAAGGATTGACAGGATTGGTAACGTTTGGTTTACTAAAGGACATATTACACATAAATCGCATATAAACACTTTCTATCAAGAGAAGCGGAGGGACTGGCCCGATGAAGCTTCAGCAACAGATTGTATACCAATACTGTGCTAATTCCAGCAAGGTGACCTTGAGAGATGGGAAGGTGGTTGTTTGAATACGTCCGTATCTCGACACCCCTTTCCGTGGAAAGGGGTGTTTTTTGCATAGGAGGACCATCCATGGCAGACAGACGTTCAAACTTACTTAAAACTTTACCACCCCAACATTTCGTCGGGCTCGCGAAAGAAGTGGCCGCGCTCGAACAGGCCGGGGCCGACATCATCCGGCTCGGACAAGGGACGCCGGACTTGCCGACGCCAAAGCCGATCTGTGAGGCGCTCGAGACGGCGCTCGCGAATCCGGACACGCATCAGTATGGCCCGTTCCGTGGGCAAAGCCGTTTGAAACAGGCGGTGGCGACGTTCTACTTGAACGAGTACGGGGTCGAGATCGATGCCGAGAGCGAGGTCGCAATTTTGATCGGGTCGAAATCGGGGCTGATCACGCTCCCACAATGCGTCCTTGAACCAGAGGAGGGCATCCTGCTCCCGAACCCGGGCTACCCGGACTATATCTCCGGGGCCCGGCTCGCCGGGGCGCGCGTCCACGACCTCGTCTTGACAGAAGCCAACGATTTTCTTCCGGATTACGAGACGCTCGACACGCACGGGGCGCGGCTCATGTATTTGAACTACCCGAGCAATCCGACCGGCGCCGTCGCGACGCCACGCTTTTTCGAGGAGACGGTGCAATTCGCCAAGGAGCGGGAACTGATGGTCGTCCACGACTTCGCCTACGGCAGTATCGGCTTTGACGGCCATGTCCCGCCGAGCTTCCTTCAAGCCGACGGGGCGAAAGAGGTCGGCATCGAAGTGTACACGATGTCGAAGGCGTTCAACATGTCTGGCTGGCGCGTCGCCTTCGCCGTCGGCAACAAGGATATCATCGAGGCGATCAACACGTATCAAGACCACGTCCACGTCAGCGTGTTCTCGGCCATCCAAGAGGCGGCGGTCGCAGCGCTCGAGTCACCAAAATCCGTCCGCGATGACCTGGCCCGTCTATACGAGGCTCGGCGGGACCGATTGGTGGACGGGTTGCGTCGAGCCGGTTGGGACGTCCCGGCCCCGAAAGGTTCATTCTTCGTCTGGGCGAGAGTGCCGGAGGGAGATGCCAAGTCGTTTTCGCAGAAGTTGCTCCATGAGGCAGGCGTCGCGGTGACGCCAGGATATTTCTTCGGCGCGGAAGGTGAACAGTACGTCCGGTTCGGCCTCGTCTCGCCGGAACCGAAGATTGACGAGGCCGTCGCGCGCATCGAGCAGCTGTTCGCCGCTTATGAGGAGGTGCGGGCATGATTCGTCAAGCCGTCCTCGAGTATGACCACGACGACGATGCCCTCGATCGGCTCGGCGAACTGATCGGAGGCCGCCGGGTGCATGTGTTGCGCGGGCGACACGGCTACCCCGTCGTCGAACGGCTGCTTCCTTCTTTGAAGGCGTATCCGGCAACATCGTTCGCAGGCGAGTGCACGGATCGCGAGGCGGACCGAGTCGACCTTGACGGAGCGGACGTCTTAGTCGCCATCGGTGGCGGCAAGCTCGTCGACACGGCCAAGCTCGTCGCCGTGCGGAACGGCGTCCCGCTCATCGTCATCCCGACGCTCGCTTCTAACTGTGCGGCGTTCACCCCGCTCAGCGTCGTGTACCGGGAAGACGGGAGCTACGACCGGTACGACGTATTCCGTGTCATCATCGAACGCGTCATCGTCGACGCCCGGGTCATCGCGTCTTCACCGTACGATTATTACCGAGCCGGGGTCATCGACACGGTCGCGAAGTTCTATGAGGCCCGCTATTTGAGCGGTGATAACTCGACCGTTGCGGGTGTCGATGCCGGAATCGCGCTCTCCAAGCAATGTCATCGTCTGCTCGAAATCGAGCTAACCGAGACCGCCTTCCGCTCATACAGCGAAGGGACGCGCTACGCGGTCGACCACGTGCTCGCCATCGGCGGAGCTGTCGGTGGCTTCGGGGATGCTGGGACACGGGTCGCCGTCGCGCACGCCGTCCATAACGCACTCAGCGAGTTCGAGACGACCCATGCTTTCCTCCACGGGGACAAGGTCGGTTTCGGATTGCTCGTTCAGGAGTCCTTGCGCCGCTCGCCCGACGTGGCTGTGCTTCGTTCGTGGCTCGAGCAAGTGGAGGCCCCGACGACGCTCGACGCGCTCGGTCTTTCTGCGGACGACATCCCACGTCTCGTGGCCTCGGTTATGAGGGAGACGACGTTGCAACAGTTGCCCGAACCGCTTGATAGTGACTATTTGAAAATAATTTTTGAAAATTTACAGAAAACTATTTACAGATAAAAGAAAAACGAGTAAGATTAAGACAATTAAATAAGACCGATTGCTTATCAAGAGTGGTGGAGGGACTGGCCCTGTGAAACCCGGCAACCAGATCGTTATGATCATGGTGCTAATTCCAACAGACGAAACGTCTGGGAGATGAGCGTGTCCGACTTCGATTTGTCGTGCCCGCCGCTCTTTGTGAGTAGCGGGCTTTTATTTTGGAGGAGGAATCATTCATGAACATCAAACAGAAAACAGTATTTGCCGGAACATCATTACTCGCCGCCATCGCGCTCTCAGCGTGTGGGCAATCTGATGCGAGCGAGGCGCTCAGCAACGAGTCGCTCACGATCGGTGTGACCGGGGGCCGCACCAGCAAATTGCCGAGGAAGTGAAGAAGCTCGCGGCTGAGGACGGACTCGAACTCGACATCAAAGTGTTCAACGATTACAACACCCCGAACGCCGCGCTCGCCGAGGGTAGCCTTGACGTGAACAGCTATCAGACGTTGTCGTTCCTTGAACTGCAAAAGTCCGATAAAGGCTATAAGATCGACGACGTGTTCAAGACGGTCGCCTTCCCGATGGGGCTCTATTCGGACAAGTTGACAGACATCGACGAATTGAAAGAAGGCGACAAGGTCGCCGTGCCGAACGACCCGGCGAACGAACTTCGTGCCCTTCGCCTCTATGAGACGGCCGGCCTCATCACACTCAAGGAAGGATTGACGGACAAGGCGACGAAACGAGACATCGCCGAGAACCCGCTCAACCTCGAGTTCATCGAGCTCGAAGCGTCCCAGCTCCCGACGCAACTCCCTGAGGTCGCCCTCGCGGCGATCAACACGAACTTCGCGATGGGGGCGGGGCTCTCGATCAACGAGGACGCCCTATTCCATGAAGACACGGTCGACAACCCGTATCCGAACTACGTCGTCGTCCGGACCGACAACAAAGAAGACGAGGTCGTCGAGACGCTCAAGTCGTACTACCACTCTGACGAGATTCGGACGTTCATCGAAGAGACGTTCAACGGCTCGATTGTCCCGGCGTTTTAAGGAGGTCCTATGATCGCACTCAAACATATCAAAAAGACGTTCACTGTCAACAAAGGAACGGTCACGGCGCTCGATGACGTGTCGCTCACGATCGAAAAAGGCGAGATCTTCGGCATCATCGGGCGCAGCGGGGCCGGCAAGAGCACGCTCATCCGGATGATCAACCTGCTTGAACGCCCGACGTCGGGCCAAGTCGAGATTGAAGGACAAGACATCACGAAACTAGGGAAGAAGGAACTCTCGAAGCTCCGGCACCGCATCGGGATGATCTTTCAACATTACAACTTGCTGAAGACGGCCACGGTCGAAGAGAACGTCGCCATCCCGCTCCGTCTCGAAGGTCTCGATAAACAGACGATCCGACAGCGCGTCGACAAATACCTCGACATCGTCGGACTGACCGACCATCGTAAGCATTACCCGGAGCAACTTTCAGGTGGCCAGAAACAACGCGTCGCCATCGCCCGTGCCCTCGCGCATGAGCCTGACATTCTTCTTAGCGACGAGGCGACGAGCGCGCTCGATCCGGAGACGACCGAATCGATCCTCGACTTGTTGCTCGAGATCAACCGCGAGCTCGGGTTGACGATTTTCCTGATCACCCACGAGATGGAAGTCATCGAACGGATCTGCGACCGTGTCGCCGTCATCGACTGCGGCAAGATCGTCGAGGAAGGCGACGTGCTCGATGTGTTCGCCGACCCGGTGCATACGACGACGCAAAAGTTCTTGAAGACGAACCTCGACGTGCCGGAAGAAGTCGTCAAAGAACTGAGCACGCACGGTACGCTCGTCCACTTGTCGTTCATCGGCAGCCAGACCGAACAGGCCGTCCTCGCCCAGCTGACGAAACGGTTCGGCCTCCTCCCGAACATCATTGGGGGCGGCATCAAGAAATTGAAGCGTGGTCTCGTCGGCAACCTGCTCATCCATCTCGACGGGGATGCCGACCAGACCGACCAAGCCGTCCGCTATCTCGAAGCGAGCGGCGTGAAAGTGAAGGAGGTGACGAACCATGCTACAGTTTTGGGCCGACTGGGGTGACTTGATTTGGAGCGGTACGCTCCAGACGCTGACGATGACGGGCATCGCCCTCGTCATCTCTACGTTCATCGGACTGCCGCTCGGCACGTTGCTCGTGTTGACGCGTCCGAGCGGGCGTTTGGCGAACCGCTACGTCTACGGCGCGCTCTCGAGCGTCATCAACGTCGTTCGTTCGATCCCGTTCATCATCTTGTTGTTCTTCATCTTGCCATTCACACGGTTCATCATGGGAACGACGATCGGGGTTCAAGGCGTGCTGCTCCCACTCATCGTCTTCACGGCACCGTATATCGCCCGACTGATGGAGTCGGCGCTCCTCGAAGTCGACCGCGGCGTCGTCGAGGCGTATGAGGCGATGGGCATCTCGACGCGGAAGATCATCTGGTACGTCCTCATCCGCGAGGCCCGCTCGTCGATCGTCCTCGGTTTGACGATTGCGACGATCGGGTTGATCGGGGCGACTGCGATGGCCGGACTCGTCGGGGCGGGGGGTCTCGGTGACATCGCTTATCAATATGGCCACCTCCGTTTCGAACCGGAAGTCATGTACGTGACGATCTTCGTCTTGATTTTGCTCGTCCAATCGATTCAATCGTTCGGCAACCGTTTGGCGGCCCGTTTGAAGAAGGCATAAGAAAAAGAGCTCTGCTTCGGCAGGGCTCTTACTTATTGTCGAGCAAACGTTTCAGCTCGGCGATTCGGTCATGACGCGGGATGAACGTACGGATCTCTTTCTCGCTGAACCCGATTTGAATCCGGTTGTCGTCGACGACAATCGGGCTTTTCAAAATCTGGGGATGCGATGCGACGAAACTGTACAATTCACGGAGCGACATCTCATCGAGCTGGTCCGCCGCCTGTTTGTACACACTCTTTTGGACGGACAACAGGTCGGTCGTCCCGTTCTCGGTGAGCCGGAGCATATCTTTGAACTCGCTGAATGACATCCCTTGATCGGTCAATTTTTTCTCGACGAACGGGATGTTCTGTTCACGTAACCAATCGATCGTCTTGCGGGAAGAACTGCAACTAGTATGTGTGAATACGGTGACCGTCACCACAACCACTTCTCCTTTGCGTCAAGTTGGATAGTTTTATTTTCTCTCATCCATACGTGACGGACAGCGAATATGTTTCAAATAACATAGACTTTTTTATTCGGACAGCGTGATTCGTTTTGGACGAGTTCGGGTACATGACGAGGGAGACTGCAACTAAGGAGGGAAACACATGTTTGACTACACAGTGAAGACAGACCAATCGGTGGCGGATGTCGTCGAAAAATTAAAAGGGACGCTCAAGGAAGAAGAGTTTGGCGTGCTCTGGGACTTCAATTTGAGTGAGACGCTCGAGGAAAAAGGGCAGGCGATCGATGGGGACTATCGCATCCTCGAAGTGTGCAATCCGAAGGAAGCGAAGAAAGTGTTGACGGCGCACCGGGAAGGCGGTTACTTCCTACCTTGCAAACTCGCCGTGTTCACGAAAGACGGGGCGACGCATGTCGGCATGCCGAAGCCGACGAAACTGATTGAACTGATCGAGGACGAGTCGCTTCAGTCGATCGCCCAAGACGTCGAGACGAGACTGACACGTGCGATCGATAACAGCATCTGAACGGGACACCCGCTGACATGGCGGGTTTTTTTATGTCATCGTTAGTAAGAAAATGGTAAAATTGGATTATCAAATGACGGTTTGTCAAATTAAGCGCAACACTTCATCCGTGAAGGCCTCGTGTGCGGTCTTCCAGCCCAGGCATTTGCGTGGCCGCCCGTTGATTTTGGCGAGTGCGTCCACGACCTCGCCTTGGCCGACCGTCGCGAAGTCCGATCCTTTCGGGAAGAACTCGCGCAGGAGGCCGTTGGCGTTCTCGTTGCTGCCGCGCTGCCACGACGAGTACGGGTCGGCGAAATACATCGGCACGCCGAGTGTCGCCCGGACGCGCTCGTGACAGCTGAACTCCTTGCCCCGGTCCGTCGTCGCCGTCTTGAACGTGCCCGCTGGGAAGGCGGCGTGGACCGTGTGGATCGCCTCCTCCATCGAGGCCGCGCTGCGGTCCGCGATCGGCAGGGCGAGGTAGAACCGGCTCTTTCGCTCGATGAACGTCGCGACGCACGCCCTCGACTTCCCACGCCCGGAGACGACGGTATCGAGCTCCCAATGCCCGAACGTCTGGCGCCCCCTGACGTCCGGAGGCCGTTTCGAGATGGACAGCCCGATGTTGAACCGCCCGCGTGTCTCCACCGGTTTCCGGCGCTTGCCCTTCTGGCGGAGCACGGTCACCGGCACGTCGATCAGCCCCGAATAGATCCAGCGATAGATGGTCGAGAAGGCGATCTCCCCGTCGAAGAGCCGACCCACGATCTGTTCCGGGGACCAGGTCGCCCGCAGCTTCTCGATGATCGTCCGGCGCATCATGTCGTCGAGCTTCGTCTTGGCGCCGCAGTTTCCCTTCGCCTTGGCGTAGCGCTCCTGTGCGCGTTCGGCCGTATAGCCGGGGTTCCGTCTGATCTCCCGCGAGACGGTCGAGGGCTGTCGCCCGAGCCGTCTCGCGATGGACCGGATGGACATCCCGAGCCCCAGATAGGTCTCTATTTTCACGCGTTCGGCTGTGGTAAGATGGGTGTAGCTCATAGCGATTCCTCCGTCTGAATGTTTGTGTGGTAACTTCATTCTACACGAGGCCGTCGCTATGGGCTTTTTTGCGTTCACGTTCAGGTGTTGCACTTAATTTTATAATTCATCAAATAAAAAGGGGCGGGACGATTGAAGCCGAAGATGATTGCGATCGTGACGAGTCTGCTCATCCTCTCAGGGTGTGGGAGCGAGCGGGACAGCGCACTGAAATTAGATTACATCGATGAACATTGGATTGTCGGCCATTATACGACAGATAAGAAGTCGATGACTGACGTCGGAACGGTGCTCGAGGCGTGTACGGGGGAATTGACGACGGAACTCGAGGGCGAACTGACTGTATACGACACGATTGTCGTGAGCCGTCCCCCGTTCACGAACGCGGGTGATGACTTCATGTACAAGGCGGTCACGTATGTGGAAGGGGACCAACTGTACGCGGTCTGCCGGGACATGGTCTCGCCGTATCTTCAGGCGGAAGTCGTTCCATCGTTCCCTGAACAAGTCGTCACTGCTCAACCGGTCGACCGGTCGCCAGTCGTGTTACCGGTCTCAGCATCGGACAAGGAAACGTTCCTTGAAGCGGATCTGTTGCAGGACCATCCGTTCAAGCTCGAACCGTTCCGTGATGCCGTATTCTCTTACTCACAGGCGTTCTATGGTGAAATCGAGATTGCGATCGACGGCTGGCCGCCGTTGTTCCCGCTTCATATGTTTGAACCGGCGTCCACAGGGATCGGTGATATCCAGATGATGTTCGCATCGAGCGAGAGCGAGTCGTTACCTTACATCTTGATGCGATACGGGGACGGACACATCTCTTCCCAACCACTCGAGGTGACGTTCGATGCGACGGAGTCGGCCCCTCGCTTCGAGTCACTCGAGGTCGAACGGCTACCGCTCGATGCGGATGTCCTCATACCGGACGTGTCTTACCCGATTTTTGCATTTCATTATAAGAAAGAGGGGAAGAGCGAGACGTCCGAAGTGACCTTGACGTATCGGGAAGGGACGTTCAGTACAGAAGAAGACCGAGATCTGAGGCAGCAATTCGCAGACGAACAGTTGGCGAATCGGGGTGCGGAGCCGTATGTATACGTCCATAAGAAACCGTTCAATTTTGATGAGACACTCGCCTATCCGGACGTTCTCAAGGCGGCAGGCACCGATATGGACGAGCTGATCGAGGCGATCGAGCTAGCCGAGCCCGTCAAACGGGGCGGCGAGACGGGTGCGTACCCATTACTGACGATCGTGGACGGCTTGAAAGGACAGCAGTTCGCCATCTCGTTCAAACAACGGTCGAAGAAGCGTGACGTGTACATCACCGACCTCTTGTCGGAACAGACGTATAAATTGACGAGTGAAGGGGCCGAGACGTTCTTTTCGTACTTCCCCCAAGTGAGAAAGTGAGTGGCGCCATGAATCGAGAAAGATGTAAAACTAAATACTTCTATTTGATCGCCTTCGGACTCATCCTTACGCTATCAGGTTGCGATGAATCGGAGGATGTCGTGCGGTATAATTATATCGAGTCCCATT
Encoded here:
- a CDS encoding IS30 family transposase, with product MSYTHLTTAERVKIETYLGLGMSIRSIARRLGRQPSTVSREIRRNPGYTAERAQERYAKAKGNCGAKTKLDDMMRRTIIEKLRATWSPEQIVGRLFDGEIAFSTIYRWIYSGLIDVPVTVLRQKGKRRKPVETRGRFNIGLSISKRPPDVRGRQTFGHWELDTVVSGRGKSRACVATFIERKSRFYLALPIADRSAASMEEAIHTVHAAFPAGTFKTATTDRGKEFSCHERVRATLGVPMYFADPYSSWQRGSNENANGLLREFFPKGSDFATVGQGEVVDALAKINGRPRKCLGWKTAHEAFTDEVLRLI
- a CDS encoding DUF302 domain-containing protein; this encodes MFDYTVKTDQSVADVVEKLKGTLKEEEFGVLWDFNLSETLEEKGQAIDGDYRILEVCNPKEAKKVLTAHREGGYFLPCKLAVFTKDGATHVGMPKPTKLIELIEDESLQSIAQDVETRLTRAIDNSI
- a CDS encoding methionine ABC transporter permease; translated protein: MLQFWADWGDLIWSGTLQTLTMTGIALVISTFIGLPLGTLLVLTRPSGRLANRYVYGALSSVINVVRSIPFIILLFFILPFTRFIMGTTIGVQGVLLPLIVFTAPYIARLMESALLEVDRGVVEAYEAMGISTRKIIWYVLIREARSSIVLGLTIATIGLIGATAMAGLVGAGGLGDIAYQYGHLRFEPEVMYVTIFVLILLVQSIQSFGNRLAARLKKA
- a CDS encoding iron-containing alcohol dehydrogenase; translated protein: MIRQAVLEYDHDDDALDRLGELIGGRRVHVLRGRHGYPVVERLLPSLKAYPATSFAGECTDREADRVDLDGADVLVAIGGGKLVDTAKLVAVRNGVPLIVIPTLASNCAAFTPLSVVYREDGSYDRYDVFRVIIERVIVDARVIASSPYDYYRAGVIDTVAKFYEARYLSGDNSTVAGVDAGIALSKQCHRLLEIELTETAFRSYSEGTRYAVDHVLAIGGAVGGFGDAGTRVAVAHAVHNALSEFETTHAFLHGDKVGFGLLVQESLRRSPDVAVLRSWLEQVEAPTTLDALGLSADDIPRLVASVMRETTLQQLPEPLDSDYLKIIFENLQKTIYR
- a CDS encoding AI-2E family transporter, with amino-acid sequence MELNRQLILKLSVIGLIFLVLWRVISEPDTISRVLQYTFQLLTPVIMGIAIALLLNTVLSYMEERFALKRYQGLLIVYVTFIGLLVISAVTLFPRIYSSVSSLIEELPFYIRQIDGFLGQLNTFLHDYNETIAQTLDFKRFEERYSGWVEAAVLSSVSYVSSFTMTLINFLIGIVISIYLLKDKEVFARMFKRLLYAMFPVATAKTTIDIFQEMDYIFKRYIIGKSLDCLIIGVMAVVGLLVIGAPYALLLGVIIGILNFIPYVGPLLGMIPAFIITYFYDPFTAVLVLVFIFLLQQFDGLWLGPKILGDSVGITPFWVITSIIIGGSLFGLVGMFVSVPVTAMIQVILSRLIDYRLTRKNLNELL
- a CDS encoding Spx/MgsR family RNA polymerase-binding regulatory protein — translated: MTVTVFTHTSCSSSRKTIDWLREQNIPFVEKKLTDQGMSFSEFKDMLRLTENGTTDLLSVQKSVYKQAADQLDEMSLRELYSFVASHPQILKSPIVVDDNRIQIGFSEKEIRTFIPRHDRIAELKRLLDNK
- a CDS encoding aminotransferase class I/II-fold pyridoxal phosphate-dependent enzyme, translated to MADRRSNLLKTLPPQHFVGLAKEVAALEQAGADIIRLGQGTPDLPTPKPICEALETALANPDTHQYGPFRGQSRLKQAVATFYLNEYGVEIDAESEVAILIGSKSGLITLPQCVLEPEEGILLPNPGYPDYISGARLAGARVHDLVLTEANDFLPDYETLDTHGARLMYLNYPSNPTGAVATPRFFEETVQFAKERELMVVHDFAYGSIGFDGHVPPSFLQADGAKEVGIEVYTMSKAFNMSGWRVAFAVGNKDIIEAINTYQDHVHVSVFSAIQEAAVAALESPKSVRDDLARLYEARRDRLVDGLRRAGWDVPAPKGSFFVWARVPEGDAKSFSQKLLHEAGVAVTPGYFFGAEGEQYVRFGLVSPEPKIDEAVARIEQLFAAYEEVRA
- a CDS encoding methionine ABC transporter ATP-binding protein; translated protein: MIALKHIKKTFTVNKGTVTALDDVSLTIEKGEIFGIIGRSGAGKSTLIRMINLLERPTSGQVEIEGQDITKLGKKELSKLRHRIGMIFQHYNLLKTATVEENVAIPLRLEGLDKQTIRQRVDKYLDIVGLTDHRKHYPEQLSGGQKQRVAIARALAHEPDILLSDEATSALDPETTESILDLLLEINRELGLTIFLITHEMEVIERICDRVAVIDCGKIVEEGDVLDVFADPVHTTTQKFLKTNLDVPEEVVKELSTHGTLVHLSFIGSQTEQAVLAQLTKRFGLLPNIIGGGIKKLKRGLVGNLLIHLDGDADQTDQAVRYLEASGVKVKEVTNHATVLGRLG